The Pseudomonadota bacterium nucleotide sequence GATTGGAACCCAACAGCTGCGGATTCCTTTATGTTTGAGGGAAATAGCTACCGTGTCGATGCAGGCCAGACAATTACTATTGAATCTTTAACAGCACCCTATTCGAACACTTTTAATGAAGTCGCAAAATCCGATGGCGTAAACTTTCTTTCACGGTGGAACCGGACTTTATCGAACAAATCGGATATCAAACTACAGATATATTATGACAGAACAAGACAACAGCAGCCTGTACTCAATATTACAAGAGATACATATGATCTGGACTTTCAACACAGATTTATTCCCTGGGAAAAACATGAAATCATATGGGGTCTTGGGTACCGGATTATAGATGATGATATAGAATCTTCATTTATGATATCTGTTGACCCTGCCAGTCGCACTGATGACCTTTTAAGCGTATTTATTCAGGATAATATCACAATAGTTCAAGATTATCTTCGTCTTACCCTTGGCACAAAGTTTGAACACAATGACTATAGCGGTTTTGAATTCCAGCCCAATATCCGGGCACTCTGGACTCCGGATAAACAAAACTCAATATGGGCGTCGTTTTCAAAGGCAGTGAGAACGCCTTCAAGAGTCGAACACGATTCGCGCACTAATCTTAATGTAATCCCCCCCGGTGTTTTTCCAAATACATCAGGTCTTCCCATGATTGTATCAACATTTAGCAACGATGATTTCAAATCCGAGACCCTGTATGCCTATGAAATAGGGTATCGAAATCAGATAAGCGAAACACTTTCCATGGATATAGCCGCTTTCTATAATAAATATGAAAATCTCAGATCATCTGATTTGGATTATACATCTGCATATTCTGAAGACTCTCCTCTTCCACCCCACATGGTGGTACCTATTATTCTTCGTAATGAAACTCAAGGTCATACTTACGGCATAGAAGCATCTGCGGAATGGAAACCACTTTTATGGTGGAAAATCAAACCGGCGTACTCCTTTTTACATATGAACCTGACGGAGTCTATAGGAAGTTCTACTGTTGAAACTCTTGAAACCTCGGCTCCAAAGCATCAATTCTCTTTTAGATCTTACATGAATCTTCCCATGGATCTGGAGCTGGACCTGTGGCTTCGTTATGTTGACGATCTTAGGACTTTCAATATTGACAGCTATTGTATGATAGATGCCCGCTTGGGATGGAAACCCACAAATAACCTTGAATTATCTATTGCAGGGCAGAATATTTTTGACAGCCAACACGCGGAATTTAAGGAAGACTTTATGGATTTTGCTACAACCGAGGTGGAGCGTACGTTTTACCTTAAGATAACCTGGTTTTTTTAGCAGCATATGTATCATATTTTAATGATTTTACATCAACAATTAAATACTATAGTGCGGATTTCGCTCATAATATGGCATATAGAGCAATAAAATATATATTTCTTTTTATCCTGAGTCTGATGATATCTGTATTGATCCCAATATCAGGAAGCTATGGGTCAGAAGCATCAACAATGGAATCCAAGCTGAAGGCTGCTTTTATTTATAATTTTGCCAAATTTGTCGAATGGCCTGCCTCAACTGATAATGCCGCAACAAACCAATTGTTTGTAATAGGCATACTTGGCTATAATCAAGTGGCTAAAGAACTTATGGCTATTGAGGATAAAACCGTAAAGGGTAAAAAGCTTAGCGTCAAAACTTTGTCAAACACAAAACAAATGAGGGACTGCCATGTTATTTTTATAAGCGCTTCTGAGCAAAACAATCTCACAGGCATATTAACTACTATAAAACATAAAGAAATACTTACCATAAGCGATATGATAAATTTTACAGAAAAAGGCGGCATAATAGGGCTTGTAAAAGTAGAAAATAAAATACGTTTTGATATTAATTTAAAGG carries:
- a CDS encoding TonB-dependent receptor, which codes for MEKAYFRFRKMINYANRSLNHKFIQVLLCFYLAFLPGTILAGIYDADSKSSTDLTELNIRDLMEIEITTGSRKSQTIANTAAAAFVITQEDIRRSGVTSIAEALRMVPGLQVAKIDANKWAISSRGFNSRYSNKLLVLMDGRTLYSPLFSGVFWDIQDTLLEDIDRIEVIRGPGAALWGANAVNGVINIITKNTKDTTGSLISTGAGKEERGFINFRSGDTLGKNAHYRIFGKYSDRDESKFVSGHDAADDWDTCTLGFRTDWNPTAADSFMFEGNSYRVDAGQTITIESLTAPYSNTFNEVAKSDGVNFLSRWNRTLSNKSDIKLQIYYDRTRQQQPVLNITRDTYDLDFQHRFIPWEKHEIIWGLGYRIIDDDIESSFMISVDPASRTDDLLSVFIQDNITIVQDYLRLTLGTKFEHNDYSGFEFQPNIRALWTPDKQNSIWASFSKAVRTPSRVEHDSRTNLNVIPPGVFPNTSGLPMIVSTFSNDDFKSETLYAYEIGYRNQISETLSMDIAAFYNKYENLRSSDLDYTSAYSEDSPLPPHMVVPIILRNETQGHTYGIEASAEWKPLLWWKIKPAYSFLHMNLTESIGSSTVETLETSAPKHQFSFRSYMNLPMDLELDLWLRYVDDLRTFNIDSYCMIDARLGWKPTNNLELSIAGQNIFDSQHAEFKEDFMDFATTEVERTFYLKITWFF
- a CDS encoding YfiR family protein, coding for MESKLKAAFIYNFAKFVEWPASTDNAATNQLFVIGILGYNQVAKELMAIEDKTVKGKKLSVKTLSNTKQMRDCHVIFISASEQNNLTGILTTIKHKEILTISDMINFTEKGGIIGLVKVENKIRFDINLKAAEESGLKIRSDLLSLAREINH